The following proteins are co-located in the Theropithecus gelada isolate Dixy chromosome 19, Tgel_1.0, whole genome shotgun sequence genome:
- the LOC112613217 gene encoding paternally-expressed gene 3 protein isoform X2, with amino-acid sequence MYQPEDDNSSDMASDDDMARDRGESSPPHSVHSFSGDRDWDRRGRSRDMEPRDRWSYTRNPRSRMPQRDLSLPVMAKTSFEMERDDDRDSRAYKSRSQDAESYQNVVDLTEDRKPHNTIQDNMENYRKLLSLGLKTMPEAKKSTHRRGICEDESSHGVIMEKFIKDVSRSSKSGRARESSDQSQRFPRMSDANWKDVSLHKRESVIQQRVYEGNAFRGGFRFNSTLVSRKRVLERKRRYHFDTDGKGSIHDQKGCPRKKPFECGSEMRKAVSMSNLSSLSSPSFTESQPIDFGAMPYVCDECGRSFSVISEFVEHQIMHTRENLYEYGESFIHSVAVSEVQKSQVGGKRFECKDCGETFNKSAALAEHRKIHAREYPVECKNQECEEAFMPSPTFSELQKIYGKDKFYECRVCKETFLHSSALIEHQKIHFGDDKDNERERDRERGETFRPSPTLNEFQKMYGKEKMYECKVCGETFLHSSSLKEHQKIHTRGNPFENKGKVCEETFIPGQSLKRRQKTYNKEKLYDFTDGRDAFMQSSELSEHQKIHSRKNLFEGRGYEKSVILSGPFTESQKSHTITRPPESDEDEKAFTISSNPYENQKIPTKENVYERKSYERSVIHSLASVEAQKSHSVAGPSKPKVTAESTIQSFDAINYQRVRAGGNTSEGREYSRSVIHSLVTSKPPRSHSGNELVESNEKGECSIYILDLNDKRQKIPARENPCEGGSKDHNYGDSVIQSVSHARPQKSVPGEGSGEFKKDGEFSVPSSNVREYQKARAKKKYIEHRSNETSVIHSPPFGEQTFRPRGMLYECQECGECFARISDLTEHQKIHDREKPSGSRNYEWSVIRSLAPTDPQTSYAQEQYAKEQAWNKFKEFRQFFATSKDLNTYQKIYDQEKSHGKESQGEKIRGEETYSEETHGEEMYGEETHGQETIEDPVIQGSDMEDLQNDDPDNAIYECEDCGLGFVDLTDLTDHQKVHSRKCLVDSREYTHSVIHTHSVSEYQRDYTGEQLYECPKCGESFIHSSFLFEHQRIHEQDQLYSMKGCDDGFIALLPMKPRRNRAAERNPALAGSAIRCLLCGQGFIHSSALNEHMRLHREDDLLEQSQMAEEAIIPGLALTEFQRSQTEERLFECAICGEAFINPAELADHVTVHKNEPYEYGSSYTHTSFLTEPLKGAIPFYECKDCGKSFIHSTVLTKHKELHLEEDDDDDDEAAAAAAAAQEVEANVHVPQVVLRIQGSNVEAAEPEVEAAEPEVEAAEPEVEAAEPNGEAEGPDGEAAEPNGEAEQPNGEAEQPNGDADEPDGAGIEDPEERAEEPEGDADEPDGVGIEDPEEAEDEEIQVEEPYYDCHECTETFTSSTAFGEHLKTHASMIIFEPANAFGECSGYIEHASTSTGGANQADEKYFKCDVCGQLFSDRLSLARHQNTHTG; translated from the exons ATGTACCAACCGGAAG ACGACAACAGCAGTGACATGGCCAGTGACGACGACATGGCCCGGGACAGAGGAGAGTCCTCACCACCTCACTCAGTCCATTCTTTCAGTG GTGACCGGGACTGGGACCGGAGGGGCAGAAGCAGAGACATGGAGCCACGAGACCGCTGGTCCTACACCAGGAACCCAAGAAGCA GGATGCCTCAGCGGGATCTTTCCCTTCCTGTGATGGCGAAAACAAGCTTTGAAATGGAAAGAGATGATGACAGGGACTCCAGGGCTTACAAGTCCCGATCTCAG GATGCTGAATCATACCAAAATGTGGTAGACCTCACTGAGGACAGGAAACCTCACAACACAATCCAGGACAACATGGAAAACTACAGGAAGCTGCTCTCCCTGG GTCTAAAAACTATGCCTGAAGCCAAAAAATCAACCCACCGGCGGGGGATTTGTGAAGATGAGTCTTCCCACGGAGTGATAATGGAAAAATTCATCAAGGATGTGTCGCGCAGTTCCAAATCGGGAAGAGCAAGGGAGTCAAGCGACCAGTCACAGAGATTCCCCAGAATGTCAGATGCTAACTGGAAGGACGTTTCATTGCACAAGAGGGAGTCAGTGATCCAGCAGAGGGTTTATGAAGGGAATGCATTTAGGGGAGGCTTTAGGTTTAATTCAACCCTTGTTTCCAGAAAGAGAGTTCTGGAAAGAAAGAGGCGCTATCATTTTGACACGGATGGGAAGGGCTCGATTCATGATCAAAAAGGCTGTCCCAGGAAGAAGCCCTTTGAATGTGGTAGTGAGATGAGAAAAGCCGTGAGCATGAGCAACCTGAGCAGCCTCAGCTCCCCGTCGTTTACTGAGTCGCAGCCAATTGATTTTGGGGCAATGCCATATGTATGTGATGAGTGTGGGAGGTCGTTCAGTGTCATCTCAGAATTTGTTGAGCACCAGATCATGCATACTAGAGAGAACCTCTATGAGTATGGTGAGTCCTTTATTCACAGTGTGGCTGTCAGTGAAGTTCAGAAAAGTCAGGTTGGAGGGAAACGTTTTGAATGTAAGGACTGTGGAGAGACCTTCAATAAGAGTGCCGCCTTGGCTGAACATCGGAAAATTCATGCTAGAGAATATCCTGTGGAATGTAAGAATCAGGAATGTGAGGAGGCCTTCATGCCTAGCCCAACCTTTAGTGAGCTTCAGAAAATATATGGCAAAGACAAATTCTATGAGTGCAGGGTGTGTAAGGAAACCTTCCTTCATAGTTCTGCCCTGATTGAGCACCAGAAAATCCACTTTGGGGATGACAAAGATAATGAGCGTGAACGTGATCGTGAGCGCGGGGAAACCTTTAGGCCCAGCCCAACCCTTAATGAGTTTCAGAAAATGTATGGTAAAGAGAAAATGTACGAATGTAAGGTGTGTGGGGAGACTTTCCTTCATAGCTCATCCCTGAAAGAACATCAGAAAATCCATACTAGAGGGAACCCATTTGAAAATAAGGGTAAAGTATGTGAGGAAACCTTTATTCCTGGTCAGTCCCTTAAAAGGCGTCAGAAGACTTACAATAAGGAGAAGCTCTATGACTTTACAGATGGCCGGGATGCCTTCATGCAAAGCTCAGAGCTCAGTGAGCATCAGAAAATTCATTCTCGAAAGAACCTCTTTGAAGGCAGAGGGTACGAGAAATCTGTCATTCTTAGTGGACCCTTCACTGAATCTCAGAAGAGTCATACTATAACACGACCTCCTGAAAGTGATGAGGACGAGAAGGCATTCACCATTAGCTCTAACCCCTATGAAAACCAGAAGATTCCCACTAAGGAAAATGTCTATGAAAGGAAATCATATGAGAGGTCTGTTATTCATAGCTTAGCCTCTGTGGAAGCTCAGAAAAGTCACAGTGTAGCGGGGCCCAGTAAACCAAAAGTAACGGCAGAGTCTACCATTCAGAGCTTCGATGCTATCAACTATCAGAGAGTTCGTGCTGGAGGGAACACGTCTGAAGGAAGGGAATACAGTAGGTCTGTTATCCATAGCTTAGTGACTTCCAAACCTCCAAGAAGTCACAGTGGAAATGAATTGGTGGAATCTAATGAGAAGGGAGAATGCTCCATTTATATCTTAGACCTTAATGATAAGCGACAGAAGATTCCTGCCAGAGAGAACCCTTGTGAAGGGGGCAGTAAGGATCACAACTATGGAGACTCTGTCATACAGAGTGTATCCCATGCCAGACCTCAGAAAAGTGTTCCTGGAGAGGGATCTGGTGAATTTAAGAAGGATGGTGAATTCTCTGTTCCCAGCTCAAATGTCCGTGAATACCAGAAGGCTcgtgctaaaaagaaatacattgagCATAGGAGCAATGAGACCTCTGTAATTCACTCTCCACCTTTCGGTGAACAAACATTTCGCCCTCGAGGGATGCTCTATGAATGTCAGGAGTGTGGGGAGTGCTTTGCGCGTATCTCTGACCTCACTGAGCACCAGAAGATTCATGATAGAGAGAAGCCCTCTGGAAGCAGAAACTACGAATGGTCTGTCATTCGCAGCCTGGCCCCTACTGACCCTCAAACAAGCTATGCCCAAGAGCAGTATGCTAAAGAGCAAGCGTGGAACAAATTTAAGGAATTCAGACAATTTTTTGCTACCAGCAAAGACCTGAACACATACCAGAAAATCTATGACCAAGAGAAGTCTCATGGTAAGGAGTCTCAAGGTGAGAAGATCCGTGGGGAGGAGACCTATAGCGAGGAGACCCACGGCGAGGAGATGTACGGCGAGGAGACCCATGGTCAGGAGACAATTGAAGACCCTGTCATTCAAGGCTCAGACATGGAAGACCTGCAGAACGATGACCCTGATAATGCAATCTATGAATGTGAGGACTGTGGCCTGGGCTTTGTGGATCTCACAGACCTCACAGACCATCAGAAAGTCCACAGCAGGAAGTGCCTGGTTGACAGTCGGGAGTACACACATTCTGTAATTCACACCCATTCCGTCAGCGAGTATCAGAGAGATTACACTGGAGAGCAGCTGTATGAATGTCCAAAGTGTGGGGAATCTTTTATTCATAGCTCATTCCTTTTCGAGCATCAGAGAATCCATGAACAAGACCAGTTGTATTCCATGAAGGGGTGTGATGATGGTTTTATCGCCCTCTTGCCCATGAAGCCACGGAGGAATCGTGCCGCAGAGAGGAATCCTGCTCTTGCTGGGTCGGCCATTCGATGCCTTTTGTGTGGACAAGGCTTCATTCATAGCTCTGCCCTTAATGAGCATATGAGACTTCACAGGGAAGATGATTTACTGGAGCAGAGCCAGATGGCTGAGGAAGCTATCATTCCAGGCTTAGCCCTCACTGAGTTTCAGAGAAGTCAGACCGAAGAGAGACTCTTTGAATGTGCAATCTGTGGAGAGGCTTTCATCAACCCAGCAGAACTTGCAGATCATGTAACTGTTCATAAGAATGAGCCTTATGAGTATGGGTCCTCCTATACTCACACCTCATTTCTTACTGAGCCCCTCAAAGGAGCTATACCATTCTATGAATGCAAGGATTGTGGAAAGTCCTTTATTCATAGCACAGTCCTCACTAAACATAAGGAGCTTCATCtggaagaagatgatgatgatgatgatgaagcagcagctgcagcagcagcagcccaggaagttgaagccAATGTCCATGTTCCACAAGTAGTTCTGAGGATTCAGGGGTCAAATGTAGAGGCTGCCGAGCCAGAAGTGGAGGCTGCCGAGCCGGAAGTGGAAGCTGCTGAGCCAGAGGTGGAGGCGGCTGAGCCAAACGGAGAGGCTGAAGGGCCAGATGGAGAGGCTGCAGAGCCCAATGGAGAGGCTGAACAGCCGAATGGAGAGGCAGAGCAGCCAAATGGGGATGCCGATGAACCAGATGGTGCAGGGATTGAAGACCCAGAAGAGCGAGCTGAAGAGCCAGAGGGAGATGCCGACGAGCCTGACGGTGTGGGAATTGAAGACCCAGAAGAAGCTGAAGATGAAGAGATTCAGGTAGAAGAACCATACTATGATTGCCATGAATGCACAGAAACCTTCACTTCCAGCACAGCATTCGGTGAGCACCTGAAAACTCATGCCAGCATGATCATATTTGAGCCTGCAAATGCCTTTGGGGAGTGCTCAGGCTACATTGAACATGCCAGCACCAGCACAGGTGGTGCCAATCAAGCTGATGAGAAGTACTTCAAATGTGACGTCTGTGGGCAGCTCTTTAGTGACCGCCTGTCCCTTGCCAGACACCAGAATACCCACACTGGCTGA
- the LOC112613217 gene encoding paternally-expressed gene 3 protein isoform X1, protein MYQPEDDNSSDMASDDDMARDRGESSPPHSVHSFSGDRDWDRRGRSRDMEPRDRWSYTRNPRSRMPQRDLSLPVMAKTSFEMERDDDRDSRAYKSRSQDAESYQNVVDLTEDRKPHNTIQDNMENYRKLLSLGVQLAEDDGHSHMTQGHSSRSKRSAYPSTSRGLKTMPEAKKSTHRRGICEDESSHGVIMEKFIKDVSRSSKSGRARESSDQSQRFPRMSDANWKDVSLHKRESVIQQRVYEGNAFRGGFRFNSTLVSRKRVLERKRRYHFDTDGKGSIHDQKGCPRKKPFECGSEMRKAVSMSNLSSLSSPSFTESQPIDFGAMPYVCDECGRSFSVISEFVEHQIMHTRENLYEYGESFIHSVAVSEVQKSQVGGKRFECKDCGETFNKSAALAEHRKIHAREYPVECKNQECEEAFMPSPTFSELQKIYGKDKFYECRVCKETFLHSSALIEHQKIHFGDDKDNERERDRERGETFRPSPTLNEFQKMYGKEKMYECKVCGETFLHSSSLKEHQKIHTRGNPFENKGKVCEETFIPGQSLKRRQKTYNKEKLYDFTDGRDAFMQSSELSEHQKIHSRKNLFEGRGYEKSVILSGPFTESQKSHTITRPPESDEDEKAFTISSNPYENQKIPTKENVYERKSYERSVIHSLASVEAQKSHSVAGPSKPKVTAESTIQSFDAINYQRVRAGGNTSEGREYSRSVIHSLVTSKPPRSHSGNELVESNEKGECSIYILDLNDKRQKIPARENPCEGGSKDHNYGDSVIQSVSHARPQKSVPGEGSGEFKKDGEFSVPSSNVREYQKARAKKKYIEHRSNETSVIHSPPFGEQTFRPRGMLYECQECGECFARISDLTEHQKIHDREKPSGSRNYEWSVIRSLAPTDPQTSYAQEQYAKEQAWNKFKEFRQFFATSKDLNTYQKIYDQEKSHGKESQGEKIRGEETYSEETHGEEMYGEETHGQETIEDPVIQGSDMEDLQNDDPDNAIYECEDCGLGFVDLTDLTDHQKVHSRKCLVDSREYTHSVIHTHSVSEYQRDYTGEQLYECPKCGESFIHSSFLFEHQRIHEQDQLYSMKGCDDGFIALLPMKPRRNRAAERNPALAGSAIRCLLCGQGFIHSSALNEHMRLHREDDLLEQSQMAEEAIIPGLALTEFQRSQTEERLFECAICGEAFINPAELADHVTVHKNEPYEYGSSYTHTSFLTEPLKGAIPFYECKDCGKSFIHSTVLTKHKELHLEEDDDDDDEAAAAAAAAQEVEANVHVPQVVLRIQGSNVEAAEPEVEAAEPEVEAAEPEVEAAEPNGEAEGPDGEAAEPNGEAEQPNGEAEQPNGDADEPDGAGIEDPEERAEEPEGDADEPDGVGIEDPEEAEDEEIQVEEPYYDCHECTETFTSSTAFGEHLKTHASMIIFEPANAFGECSGYIEHASTSTGGANQADEKYFKCDVCGQLFSDRLSLARHQNTHTG, encoded by the exons ATGTACCAACCGGAAG ACGACAACAGCAGTGACATGGCCAGTGACGACGACATGGCCCGGGACAGAGGAGAGTCCTCACCACCTCACTCAGTCCATTCTTTCAGTG GTGACCGGGACTGGGACCGGAGGGGCAGAAGCAGAGACATGGAGCCACGAGACCGCTGGTCCTACACCAGGAACCCAAGAAGCA GGATGCCTCAGCGGGATCTTTCCCTTCCTGTGATGGCGAAAACAAGCTTTGAAATGGAAAGAGATGATGACAGGGACTCCAGGGCTTACAAGTCCCGATCTCAG GATGCTGAATCATACCAAAATGTGGTAGACCTCACTGAGGACAGGAAACCTCACAACACAATCCAGGACAACATGGAAAACTACAGGAAGCTGCTCTCCCTGG GAGTGCAGCTTGCTGAAGACGATGGCCACTCCCACATGACGCAGGGCCACTCATCAAGATCCAAGAGAAGTGCCTACCCAAGCACCAGTCGAG GTCTAAAAACTATGCCTGAAGCCAAAAAATCAACCCACCGGCGGGGGATTTGTGAAGATGAGTCTTCCCACGGAGTGATAATGGAAAAATTCATCAAGGATGTGTCGCGCAGTTCCAAATCGGGAAGAGCAAGGGAGTCAAGCGACCAGTCACAGAGATTCCCCAGAATGTCAGATGCTAACTGGAAGGACGTTTCATTGCACAAGAGGGAGTCAGTGATCCAGCAGAGGGTTTATGAAGGGAATGCATTTAGGGGAGGCTTTAGGTTTAATTCAACCCTTGTTTCCAGAAAGAGAGTTCTGGAAAGAAAGAGGCGCTATCATTTTGACACGGATGGGAAGGGCTCGATTCATGATCAAAAAGGCTGTCCCAGGAAGAAGCCCTTTGAATGTGGTAGTGAGATGAGAAAAGCCGTGAGCATGAGCAACCTGAGCAGCCTCAGCTCCCCGTCGTTTACTGAGTCGCAGCCAATTGATTTTGGGGCAATGCCATATGTATGTGATGAGTGTGGGAGGTCGTTCAGTGTCATCTCAGAATTTGTTGAGCACCAGATCATGCATACTAGAGAGAACCTCTATGAGTATGGTGAGTCCTTTATTCACAGTGTGGCTGTCAGTGAAGTTCAGAAAAGTCAGGTTGGAGGGAAACGTTTTGAATGTAAGGACTGTGGAGAGACCTTCAATAAGAGTGCCGCCTTGGCTGAACATCGGAAAATTCATGCTAGAGAATATCCTGTGGAATGTAAGAATCAGGAATGTGAGGAGGCCTTCATGCCTAGCCCAACCTTTAGTGAGCTTCAGAAAATATATGGCAAAGACAAATTCTATGAGTGCAGGGTGTGTAAGGAAACCTTCCTTCATAGTTCTGCCCTGATTGAGCACCAGAAAATCCACTTTGGGGATGACAAAGATAATGAGCGTGAACGTGATCGTGAGCGCGGGGAAACCTTTAGGCCCAGCCCAACCCTTAATGAGTTTCAGAAAATGTATGGTAAAGAGAAAATGTACGAATGTAAGGTGTGTGGGGAGACTTTCCTTCATAGCTCATCCCTGAAAGAACATCAGAAAATCCATACTAGAGGGAACCCATTTGAAAATAAGGGTAAAGTATGTGAGGAAACCTTTATTCCTGGTCAGTCCCTTAAAAGGCGTCAGAAGACTTACAATAAGGAGAAGCTCTATGACTTTACAGATGGCCGGGATGCCTTCATGCAAAGCTCAGAGCTCAGTGAGCATCAGAAAATTCATTCTCGAAAGAACCTCTTTGAAGGCAGAGGGTACGAGAAATCTGTCATTCTTAGTGGACCCTTCACTGAATCTCAGAAGAGTCATACTATAACACGACCTCCTGAAAGTGATGAGGACGAGAAGGCATTCACCATTAGCTCTAACCCCTATGAAAACCAGAAGATTCCCACTAAGGAAAATGTCTATGAAAGGAAATCATATGAGAGGTCTGTTATTCATAGCTTAGCCTCTGTGGAAGCTCAGAAAAGTCACAGTGTAGCGGGGCCCAGTAAACCAAAAGTAACGGCAGAGTCTACCATTCAGAGCTTCGATGCTATCAACTATCAGAGAGTTCGTGCTGGAGGGAACACGTCTGAAGGAAGGGAATACAGTAGGTCTGTTATCCATAGCTTAGTGACTTCCAAACCTCCAAGAAGTCACAGTGGAAATGAATTGGTGGAATCTAATGAGAAGGGAGAATGCTCCATTTATATCTTAGACCTTAATGATAAGCGACAGAAGATTCCTGCCAGAGAGAACCCTTGTGAAGGGGGCAGTAAGGATCACAACTATGGAGACTCTGTCATACAGAGTGTATCCCATGCCAGACCTCAGAAAAGTGTTCCTGGAGAGGGATCTGGTGAATTTAAGAAGGATGGTGAATTCTCTGTTCCCAGCTCAAATGTCCGTGAATACCAGAAGGCTcgtgctaaaaagaaatacattgagCATAGGAGCAATGAGACCTCTGTAATTCACTCTCCACCTTTCGGTGAACAAACATTTCGCCCTCGAGGGATGCTCTATGAATGTCAGGAGTGTGGGGAGTGCTTTGCGCGTATCTCTGACCTCACTGAGCACCAGAAGATTCATGATAGAGAGAAGCCCTCTGGAAGCAGAAACTACGAATGGTCTGTCATTCGCAGCCTGGCCCCTACTGACCCTCAAACAAGCTATGCCCAAGAGCAGTATGCTAAAGAGCAAGCGTGGAACAAATTTAAGGAATTCAGACAATTTTTTGCTACCAGCAAAGACCTGAACACATACCAGAAAATCTATGACCAAGAGAAGTCTCATGGTAAGGAGTCTCAAGGTGAGAAGATCCGTGGGGAGGAGACCTATAGCGAGGAGACCCACGGCGAGGAGATGTACGGCGAGGAGACCCATGGTCAGGAGACAATTGAAGACCCTGTCATTCAAGGCTCAGACATGGAAGACCTGCAGAACGATGACCCTGATAATGCAATCTATGAATGTGAGGACTGTGGCCTGGGCTTTGTGGATCTCACAGACCTCACAGACCATCAGAAAGTCCACAGCAGGAAGTGCCTGGTTGACAGTCGGGAGTACACACATTCTGTAATTCACACCCATTCCGTCAGCGAGTATCAGAGAGATTACACTGGAGAGCAGCTGTATGAATGTCCAAAGTGTGGGGAATCTTTTATTCATAGCTCATTCCTTTTCGAGCATCAGAGAATCCATGAACAAGACCAGTTGTATTCCATGAAGGGGTGTGATGATGGTTTTATCGCCCTCTTGCCCATGAAGCCACGGAGGAATCGTGCCGCAGAGAGGAATCCTGCTCTTGCTGGGTCGGCCATTCGATGCCTTTTGTGTGGACAAGGCTTCATTCATAGCTCTGCCCTTAATGAGCATATGAGACTTCACAGGGAAGATGATTTACTGGAGCAGAGCCAGATGGCTGAGGAAGCTATCATTCCAGGCTTAGCCCTCACTGAGTTTCAGAGAAGTCAGACCGAAGAGAGACTCTTTGAATGTGCAATCTGTGGAGAGGCTTTCATCAACCCAGCAGAACTTGCAGATCATGTAACTGTTCATAAGAATGAGCCTTATGAGTATGGGTCCTCCTATACTCACACCTCATTTCTTACTGAGCCCCTCAAAGGAGCTATACCATTCTATGAATGCAAGGATTGTGGAAAGTCCTTTATTCATAGCACAGTCCTCACTAAACATAAGGAGCTTCATCtggaagaagatgatgatgatgatgatgaagcagcagctgcagcagcagcagcccaggaagttgaagccAATGTCCATGTTCCACAAGTAGTTCTGAGGATTCAGGGGTCAAATGTAGAGGCTGCCGAGCCAGAAGTGGAGGCTGCCGAGCCGGAAGTGGAAGCTGCTGAGCCAGAGGTGGAGGCGGCTGAGCCAAACGGAGAGGCTGAAGGGCCAGATGGAGAGGCTGCAGAGCCCAATGGAGAGGCTGAACAGCCGAATGGAGAGGCAGAGCAGCCAAATGGGGATGCCGATGAACCAGATGGTGCAGGGATTGAAGACCCAGAAGAGCGAGCTGAAGAGCCAGAGGGAGATGCCGACGAGCCTGACGGTGTGGGAATTGAAGACCCAGAAGAAGCTGAAGATGAAGAGATTCAGGTAGAAGAACCATACTATGATTGCCATGAATGCACAGAAACCTTCACTTCCAGCACAGCATTCGGTGAGCACCTGAAAACTCATGCCAGCATGATCATATTTGAGCCTGCAAATGCCTTTGGGGAGTGCTCAGGCTACATTGAACATGCCAGCACCAGCACAGGTGGTGCCAATCAAGCTGATGAGAAGTACTTCAAATGTGACGTCTGTGGGCAGCTCTTTAGTGACCGCCTGTCCCTTGCCAGACACCAGAATACCCACACTGGCTGA